The window GACAACGCGAGCCCCGCACCGGCCAACCCGCCGAACTGCAGCACCCGGCGTCGCGGCCGCGCTCCCACCGCAGCCGCAGAGGTGGCCGGAACGTCCCGGGGCCACCAGGTGACCGCGTCCGCCGGCAACGCCGGCAACGCCGGCCAGCCGTCGAGCGCCGGCTCCAGACCACGTAGCCGGGCGACGAGCGACCGGGCGGTCGGCCGGTCGGTCGGTCGCGCCGCCAGGCACTGCTCGATCACCGGCCACACCGCCGGTGGCAGCCCCGGCGGTGGTACGGGCACACACCGCCGGTGCCGGGCGAGGACCTCGTCGGCGCTCCCGCCACGGTACGGCGTACGGCCGCACAGCAGCTCGAACAGCACGATGCCGAGCGCATAGACGTCCGACGACCAGGTCGGCGGACCGCCACTGGCGATCTCCGGCGCGGCGTACTCCGGGGTGGCCAGGGTGGCCCGGTCCGGCGCCGACGCGTGGCCGGTCCGGGCGGCGCCGAAGTCGATCAGGCGCACCCGGCCGCCGTCCGCCGGCGCCAGCAGGTTCGCCGGTTTGACGTCGCCGTGCGCGATGTCCCGTTCGTGCAGGTACGACAGAGCAGTAGCGACCTGTGCGACGACGGCGACCGCGACAGCCGGAGGCAGCGGACCGTCCCGGCGCACCCGGTGGCGCAGGTCGTCGCCGTCGACCAGGTCCAGAACCAGGGCGGGCAGGTCGCCCACGGCGGTCCGGGCCCGAAGCCGGATCACGTTCGGATGGTCCAGCCGGGACAGCAGAGCGGCCTCGGTGTGGAAGCCCTCCACCAGATCGGGATGCTCGGCGGCGTCCGACCGGAGCACCTTCACCGCCACCGGCACGTCGTCATGCAGATCGTGCCCACGGTGCACCGCGCCGACCGCCCCACGGGAGAACTGCACCCCCAGCCGGTACCGCCCGTCGAGCGCCTGTCGCGTGCCGTCCTGCCCGTCCACTCGCTCGACGGTAGGTGTGCGGCCGAGGCGCGACGGTCGCCAAACCGACG is drawn from Micromonospora sp. Llam0 and contains these coding sequences:
- a CDS encoding serine/threonine-protein kinase, with translation MDGQDGTRQALDGRYRLGVQFSRGAVGAVHRGHDLHDDVPVAVKVLRSDAAEHPDLVEGFHTEAALLSRLDHPNVIRLRARTAVGDLPALVLDLVDGDDLRHRVRRDGPLPPAVAVAVVAQVATALSYLHERDIAHGDVKPANLLAPADGGRVRLIDFGAARTGHASAPDRATLATPEYAAPEIASGGPPTWSSDVYALGIVLFELLCGRTPYRGGSADEVLARHRRCVPVPPPGLPPAVWPVIEQCLAARPTDRPTARSLVARLRGLEPALDGWPALPALPADAVTWWPRDVPATSAAAVGARPRRRVLQFGGLAGAGLALSAVVTGLTLAAGQGDGPQPGRLSGPIGPVGASAPPAAKSSPGSVSPGDPEGGTPSGSPVGPTGQVGSSGTAGSGVAIGTPQPSDPGQLPDFPEDMPGELGLRIGDPVPQWPMSGVAGPDTPN